Proteins encoded together in one Marinobacter salsuginis window:
- the trpE gene encoding anthranilate synthase component I — MKPEQFSELANAGFNRIPVYREVLADLDTPLSTYLKLASGPYSYLFESVQGGEKWGRYSIIGLPSHEVLKVFDHRVEISRGGEIVETEEVEDPLAFVEAYQERFHAPDLDELPRFNGGLVGYFGYDTVRYIEKRLRQSCPPDKIGTPDILLMVSNEIVVFDNLRGKLHLIVHADPAVEGAFEKAHSRIDELEKHLHRQTADAPRTPLHLRGKAVDESDFISGFTQDKFEAAVDKIKGYVLDGDVMQTVISQRMSIPFEAPPLNLYRSLRVLNPSPYMYFLDLEDFHIVGSSPEILARVEDEEVTVRPIAGTRKRGATDAEDKALEAELLADPKEIAEHLMLIDLGRNDAGRVSETGTVRLTDKMIVERYSHVMHIVSNVTGRLKDNTSCLDVLRATLPAGTLSGAPKIRAMEIIDELEPVKRGVYGGAVGYLSFNGNMDTAIAIRTAVIKDNTLHIQAGAGVVADSVPRLEWKETMNKGRAIFRAVAMTYNDFDH; from the coding sequence ATGAAACCCGAGCAATTCTCCGAGCTCGCCAACGCCGGCTTTAACCGCATCCCTGTGTACCGCGAGGTGCTGGCCGACCTCGATACGCCTCTGAGCACCTACCTCAAGCTCGCCAGCGGGCCGTATTCCTATCTGTTCGAGTCCGTTCAGGGCGGCGAGAAATGGGGCCGTTATTCCATCATCGGCCTGCCCAGTCATGAAGTGCTAAAGGTTTTTGACCACCGGGTGGAGATCAGCCGCGGCGGCGAGATCGTCGAAACCGAAGAAGTCGAAGACCCTCTGGCGTTTGTCGAGGCCTACCAGGAGCGCTTCCACGCGCCCGACCTAGACGAACTACCCAGGTTCAACGGTGGCCTGGTGGGCTACTTCGGCTACGACACCGTGCGCTACATCGAAAAGCGCCTGCGCCAAAGTTGTCCACCGGACAAGATCGGCACGCCGGACATTCTGCTGATGGTGTCCAACGAGATCGTCGTGTTCGACAACCTGCGTGGCAAACTGCACCTGATTGTCCATGCTGACCCGGCCGTTGAGGGCGCCTTCGAGAAGGCACACAGCCGCATTGATGAGCTGGAGAAGCACCTGCATCGGCAAACCGCCGACGCGCCGCGCACGCCTCTACACCTTCGCGGCAAAGCCGTGGACGAGAGCGACTTCATCTCCGGCTTTACCCAGGACAAATTCGAAGCGGCCGTGGACAAGATCAAGGGCTACGTGCTCGACGGCGATGTCATGCAGACGGTGATTTCCCAGCGCATGTCGATTCCCTTCGAAGCACCGCCGCTCAACCTGTACCGCTCACTTCGGGTGCTGAACCCGTCACCGTACATGTACTTCCTGGATCTGGAGGACTTCCACATCGTTGGCTCCTCCCCGGAAATCCTGGCCCGTGTGGAGGACGAGGAAGTCACCGTTAGGCCCATTGCCGGCACCCGCAAGCGCGGCGCCACCGACGCCGAGGACAAGGCCCTGGAAGCGGAACTGCTGGCCGACCCGAAAGAGATTGCCGAGCACCTGATGCTGATCGACCTGGGCCGCAACGACGCCGGCCGGGTATCGGAAACTGGCACGGTCCGGCTCACCGATAAAATGATTGTCGAGCGTTACTCCCACGTGATGCACATTGTTTCGAACGTCACCGGCCGGCTGAAAGACAACACCAGCTGCCTGGACGTGCTTCGGGCCACCCTGCCCGCCGGCACCCTCAGTGGCGCGCCCAAGATCCGGGCCATGGAAATCATCGATGAACTGGAGCCGGTCAAGCGTGGGGTCTACGGTGGCGCCGTGGGTTACCTGTCGTTCAACGGCAACATGGATACGGCCATTGCCATCCGTACCGCCGTAATCAAGGACAACACCCTGCACATCCAGGCCGGCGCCGGCGTAGTGGCCGATTCGGTACCCCGCCTCGAGTGGAAGGAAACCATGAACAAGGGCCGCGCCATTTTCCGGGCAGTGGCCATGACTTACAACGATTTCGACCACTGA
- a CDS encoding phosphoglycolate phosphatase, translating into MSLAGLFNARWPGVALFDLDGTLVDSAPDLAAAIDQMLEHLGRSPAGIDRVRNWVGNGASVLVRRALAGQVDWEPARPKDDALFNDALAIFYHAYGTINGRHSVVYAGVEACLTHLKNQGCRLGIVTNKPEQFVAPLLEQMGLDHWFDLTVGGDTLPVKKPDPTPLLHAMETLGGTRGTTVMVGDSGADINAALAAGIPCVAVRYGYNYGPAVDTLGADAVVDSLAELL; encoded by the coding sequence ATGAGCCTGGCGGGTTTGTTCAACGCCCGCTGGCCAGGGGTTGCCCTGTTCGATCTGGACGGCACCCTGGTGGACAGCGCGCCGGATCTTGCGGCAGCGATTGATCAGATGCTCGAGCATCTTGGCCGCTCCCCCGCCGGGATTGACCGGGTGCGGAATTGGGTCGGCAACGGCGCCAGCGTTCTGGTCCGCCGGGCGCTGGCTGGCCAGGTGGACTGGGAACCGGCGCGGCCGAAAGACGACGCCCTGTTCAACGATGCCCTGGCAATCTTCTATCACGCCTATGGCACCATCAATGGCCGGCATTCGGTGGTCTATGCCGGCGTCGAGGCCTGTCTCACACATCTGAAAAACCAGGGCTGCCGGCTGGGCATTGTCACGAACAAGCCGGAACAGTTTGTGGCGCCGCTGCTTGAACAGATGGGGCTGGACCACTGGTTTGATCTGACCGTGGGTGGTGACACCCTGCCGGTCAAGAAACCAGACCCGACGCCCCTGCTTCATGCCATGGAGACGCTGGGGGGTACCCGGGGAACCACGGTAATGGTGGGCGACTCCGGGGCGGATATTAACGCCGCACTGGCAGCGGGCATTCCCTGCGTGGCGGTCCGCTACGGCTACAATTATGGGCCAGCCGTAGATACCCTGGGCGCCGATGCGGTTGTTGATTCGCTGGCCGAGCTTTTGTAA
- a CDS encoding peptidylprolyl isomerase, with translation MKATLRHGVQALLVLLAVLAPLSVQAERKLLDQVVAIVDEDVILQTELEARISTITSRLSAQGTALPPRQILEERVLDQLITESIQMQMADRAGMRISDNELNETMANIAERNGMSLAQFENQLAAEGVSYNQAREQIRREMLTSRVQQRQVGNRVRVTDREVENYLESLEARGGNNAQYRLAYIFVSVDDPSDEAEVDAAREKAQRLRNEIASGRDFREVAVAESDASNALEGGDMGWRAEGQLPSLVAPVVPELPVGQPSEVLENNSGFHLVMVMDKRGGEQQQLIQQHRVRHILVRPSEATTDSQAETMIRDLYQQLQNGASFSALAKEYSDDPVSGSDGGNLGWVSPGQMVPAFEQAMLNADIGEFQGPFRSQFGWHILQVQERRQKDISGDVRDAEARQAIYRRKFETELQNWLQEIRDEAFIEFKGEYAKDEPAEQEPVS, from the coding sequence ATGAAGGCGACCCTTCGCCATGGTGTACAAGCGTTACTGGTTCTTCTTGCCGTTCTGGCTCCGCTGTCTGTTCAGGCCGAGCGCAAGCTGCTGGATCAGGTGGTGGCCATTGTCGACGAGGATGTCATCCTGCAGACCGAGCTGGAAGCGCGAATCAGTACCATCACCAGTCGTCTCAGCGCCCAGGGCACGGCGTTGCCGCCGCGGCAGATCCTGGAAGAGCGGGTGCTTGATCAACTGATCACCGAATCTATCCAGATGCAGATGGCGGATCGCGCAGGTATGCGTATCAGCGATAACGAGCTGAACGAAACCATGGCCAACATTGCCGAGCGCAACGGCATGAGCCTGGCCCAGTTTGAAAACCAGCTGGCGGCCGAAGGCGTGAGCTACAACCAGGCCCGCGAGCAGATTCGAAGGGAGATGCTGACCAGCCGCGTTCAGCAGCGCCAGGTTGGCAACCGGGTGCGGGTAACCGACAGGGAAGTGGAAAACTATCTGGAGAGCCTGGAGGCCCGTGGTGGCAATAACGCCCAGTACCGGCTGGCGTATATTTTTGTCAGCGTTGATGATCCGTCCGACGAGGCGGAGGTCGATGCGGCCCGGGAAAAGGCCCAGCGTCTGCGCAATGAGATTGCCAGCGGCCGTGATTTCCGCGAGGTGGCTGTTGCCGAGTCCGATGCCAGTAACGCCCTGGAAGGCGGCGATATGGGCTGGCGTGCCGAAGGCCAGCTGCCATCTCTCGTTGCCCCGGTGGTGCCGGAGCTGCCGGTGGGTCAACCGTCGGAAGTTCTTGAAAACAACAGCGGCTTCCATCTGGTGATGGTCATGGATAAACGCGGGGGCGAGCAGCAGCAATTGATCCAGCAGCATCGCGTTCGCCATATTCTGGTGCGGCCTTCCGAAGCAACCACCGACAGCCAGGCGGAAACCATGATCCGGGATCTATATCAGCAACTGCAGAATGGTGCCAGCTTCAGTGCCCTGGCCAAGGAGTATTCGGATGACCCGGTGTCCGGTTCCGATGGCGGCAATCTGGGCTGGGTGAGTCCCGGTCAGATGGTGCCCGCGTTCGAGCAGGCCATGCTGAATGCAGATATCGGTGAGTTCCAAGGGCCGTTCCGCTCCCAGTTTGGCTGGCACATCCTGCAGGTTCAGGAGCGCCGTCAGAAAGACATCAGCGGTGATGTGCGCGACGCCGAGGCGCGCCAGGCCATCTACCGGCGCAAGTTCGAGACCGAATTGCAAAACTGGCTTCAGGAGATCCGCGACGAGGCCTTTATCGAGTTCAAGGGCGAGTACGCGAAGGACGAACCTGCAGAACAAGAGCCGGTCTCCTGA
- a CDS encoding DnaJ domain-containing protein produces the protein MAGSNRQPVLPARMEAEFSSLMRELSACGHQAPALIERARLPRWCRRPLFFFLGYIAKSEGRVTEADIGYAESLIKAMKLSKRQRRRAIGWFQDGKSAGQLPFIRGLAMRLSRRLWPAPALKTAICLCHASQLNGRPGKPRRYRCEDAIDQIGLPVSVTEDIFDSYASKVWTRHSENLSRPTSYQQACEILGVTRRDSLEVIKRAYRKKVSECHPDKLAQQQISARDQNLAKERLLYYQQAWELIKRHNT, from the coding sequence ATGGCAGGCAGTAACAGACAACCGGTGTTGCCGGCCCGGATGGAAGCCGAGTTTTCCAGCCTGATGCGGGAACTCTCGGCGTGCGGCCACCAGGCTCCAGCGCTGATCGAGCGCGCCCGCCTGCCCCGCTGGTGCAGACGCCCCCTGTTTTTCTTTCTGGGCTACATCGCCAAATCAGAGGGTCGTGTGACCGAAGCCGACATCGGTTATGCCGAATCCCTGATAAAGGCCATGAAGCTGTCGAAGCGTCAACGACGACGCGCCATTGGCTGGTTCCAGGACGGCAAGTCAGCCGGGCAACTGCCCTTCATCCGCGGCCTGGCCATGCGCCTGTCCCGCCGCCTGTGGCCAGCACCGGCCCTGAAAACCGCCATCTGCCTGTGCCACGCCAGTCAGCTTAACGGTCGGCCCGGCAAGCCCAGACGCTACCGCTGCGAAGATGCTATTGATCAGATTGGTCTGCCGGTCAGCGTCACCGAAGACATCTTTGACAGCTATGCCAGCAAAGTCTGGACCCGGCACAGCGAGAATCTCTCCAGACCTACCAGTTATCAGCAAGCCTGTGAGATTCTAGGGGTTACCCGACGGGATTCTCTGGAGGTGATAAAACGGGCCTACCGCAAGAAGGTATCCGAGTGCCATCCGGACAAACTGGCCCAGCAGCAGATAAGCGCCCGTGACCAGAACCTCGCCAAAGAACGTCTGCTCTACTATCAGCAGGCCTGGGAGCTGATCAAGCGTCACAACACCTAG
- the rpe gene encoding ribulose-phosphate 3-epimerase, with translation MNPYLIAPSILSADFARLGEEVDNVLAAGADVVHFDVMDNHYVPNLTIGPMVCEALRKHGVTAPIDVHLMVSPVDDLIRMFIDAGASYITFHPEATNHIDRSLQLIRDGGCQAGLVFNPATPLHYMDHVMDKLDMVLLMSVNPGFGGQKFIPGTLDKLREARKRIDASNYNIRLEIDGGVKTENIREIAEAGADTFVAGSAIFNTDDYKATIDAMREELEQARRVISQ, from the coding sequence ATGAACCCTTACCTGATTGCCCCATCCATCCTGTCCGCCGATTTTGCCCGCCTTGGCGAGGAAGTCGACAACGTGCTGGCCGCTGGCGCGGATGTTGTGCACTTCGATGTCATGGACAATCACTACGTGCCCAATCTCACCATTGGCCCCATGGTCTGCGAGGCCCTGCGCAAGCATGGCGTGACCGCCCCCATCGATGTCCACCTGATGGTATCGCCGGTGGACGACCTGATCCGTATGTTTATCGACGCCGGCGCCAGTTACATTACCTTTCATCCGGAAGCGACCAACCACATTGACCGGTCACTGCAACTGATCCGCGATGGTGGCTGCCAGGCCGGCCTGGTGTTCAACCCGGCCACGCCCCTGCATTACATGGATCATGTGATGGACAAGCTGGACATGGTACTGCTGATGTCCGTGAACCCCGGTTTCGGCGGCCAGAAGTTTATACCGGGCACCCTCGACAAGCTCCGGGAAGCCCGCAAACGCATCGATGCCAGCAACTACAACATCCGCCTGGAAATCGACGGCGGCGTGAAGACCGAGAACATTCGGGAAATCGCCGAGGCCGGTGCCGACACCTTCGTGGCCGGTTCCGCCATCTTCAATACGGACGACTACAAGGCCACCATCGACGCCATGCGCGAAGAGCTAGAGCAGGCCCGCAGGGTGATCAGCCAATGA
- the murU gene encoding N-acetylmuramate alpha-1-phosphate uridylyltransferase MurU: protein MKAMILAAGKGERMRPLTLATPKPLLKAAGKPLISYHLDHLRRAGFREVVINHAWLGDQIEETLGNGDQFGLSIQYSREGEPLETAGGIVRALPLLADDESDWFLVINGDIWSDFDLAQLIPPADADALLVVTHNPPHHPEGDFHLTDQGLLMDNGPDKVTFTGISLLRRCLFKGLTDRAGKLGPLLRNAMSDGRVRGLYHPGRWVDVGTPERLQALDSQLGRTESESHGRQ from the coding sequence GTGAAAGCCATGATTCTCGCCGCCGGCAAAGGTGAACGCATGCGGCCGCTGACCCTGGCCACACCAAAGCCCCTGCTCAAGGCCGCCGGCAAGCCTCTGATCAGCTATCACCTGGACCACCTGCGGCGAGCGGGATTCCGCGAGGTGGTCATCAACCACGCGTGGCTGGGCGACCAGATTGAGGAAACGCTGGGCAATGGCGATCAGTTCGGCCTGTCAATTCAATACTCCCGCGAGGGCGAGCCCCTGGAGACTGCCGGCGGCATAGTGCGCGCCCTGCCCCTGCTGGCCGATGATGAATCAGACTGGTTCCTGGTGATCAATGGCGACATCTGGAGCGATTTCGACCTGGCCCAACTGATACCGCCGGCCGACGCCGACGCGCTGCTGGTGGTTACCCACAACCCGCCACACCATCCCGAGGGAGACTTTCACCTGACCGACCAGGGATTGCTCATGGACAACGGGCCGGACAAGGTGACCTTCACTGGCATCAGCCTGCTGCGCCGGTGCCTGTTCAAAGGCCTGACAGACCGGGCGGGAAAGCTAGGGCCGTTGCTGCGCAACGCCATGAGCGATGGCCGTGTGAGAGGCCTTTACCATCCGGGACGATGGGTAGACGTGGGCACCCCGGAACGCCTGCAAGCGCTGGACAGCCAACTTGGCAGAACGGAATCCGAAAGCCATGGCAGGCAGTAA
- a CDS encoding DUF3530 family protein, producing the protein MQRFEFYRPVVFRSLILALMFTVPSAVFGQEEGDQAAEPGDSAAPAAESASRALVWTGTGERSLNQSFPEAAVWLELEEGDRALGLFYPEARLPARGAVLVLSDEGETAASGVTGALAAGLASRGWAVLTLGLESPSPVLSEILMQPVSEKPAAEADAEEQQASESVMIDVMASESADDLEARYRSRINQMLAAGLALLVERGYEAPAVLGVGRASIHVTNQVLEGGNASALVWVAPQFYPVDRPDLPERLESLGTELLELYPSGDVDDRSGWSVGMRLRRAGMSGFERQPVPWLTPAPGTLGDTVASRVAAWLESR; encoded by the coding sequence GTGCAGAGATTCGAGTTTTACCGGCCGGTCGTGTTCCGGTCTCTCATCCTGGCCCTGATGTTTACCGTGCCCTCGGCTGTCTTCGGCCAGGAAGAGGGTGATCAGGCCGCCGAGCCTGGAGATTCGGCGGCGCCGGCTGCGGAGTCTGCAAGCCGGGCCCTGGTCTGGACGGGCACCGGGGAGCGCTCCCTTAACCAGAGCTTTCCCGAGGCGGCGGTATGGCTGGAGCTTGAGGAGGGCGACCGGGCGCTGGGGCTGTTCTATCCGGAAGCCCGGTTACCGGCCCGCGGCGCCGTGCTGGTTCTGTCGGACGAGGGCGAAACCGCCGCCTCCGGCGTGACCGGAGCGCTGGCGGCGGGGCTGGCTTCGCGGGGATGGGCCGTGCTCACGCTGGGCCTGGAATCGCCTTCACCGGTACTGAGTGAGATCCTGATGCAGCCGGTGTCAGAGAAACCGGCGGCTGAAGCGGATGCAGAGGAGCAGCAAGCATCAGAATCGGTCATGATTGACGTCATGGCCTCAGAGAGCGCCGACGATCTCGAGGCGCGCTACAGAAGTCGAATCAACCAGATGCTCGCGGCCGGACTGGCTCTTCTGGTGGAGCGGGGCTATGAGGCTCCGGCTGTTCTGGGAGTCGGGCGGGCCAGCATACACGTGACCAACCAGGTGTTGGAGGGTGGCAATGCTTCTGCGCTTGTCTGGGTGGCTCCGCAGTTTTACCCGGTCGACAGGCCAGATCTGCCGGAACGTCTCGAGTCGCTGGGCACGGAATTGCTGGAGTTGTATCCCTCCGGAGACGTTGATGATCGATCAGGTTGGAGTGTTGGCATGAGGTTGCGTCGGGCCGGGATGAGTGGCTTTGAGCGACAGCCGGTGCCCTGGCTCACACCCGCACCCGGAACTCTGGGCGATACGGTCGCCAGCCGCGTTGCCGCCTGGCTTGAGTCCCGCTAG
- a CDS encoding aminodeoxychorismate/anthranilate synthase component II, which produces MLLMIDNYDSFTYNVVQYLAELGADVQVYRNDEITIEQIEELNPERLVISPGPCTPNEAGISMEAIRHFAGKLPILGICLGHQAIGQVYGGDVIRAGRVMHGKVSPVFHKDTGVFRGLSNPLQATRYHSLVIDKTTLPDCLEVTAWTRNDDGSIEEIMGVRHKTLPIEGVQFHPESIMTEQGHELLRNFLRSQ; this is translated from the coding sequence ATGTTGCTGATGATCGATAACTACGATTCCTTCACCTACAACGTGGTGCAGTATCTGGCCGAGTTGGGCGCCGATGTGCAGGTGTACCGGAACGATGAAATTACCATAGAACAGATCGAGGAACTGAACCCGGAACGGCTGGTGATTTCCCCTGGCCCCTGTACTCCGAACGAGGCCGGCATCTCCATGGAGGCCATCCGGCATTTCGCCGGCAAGCTGCCGATCCTGGGCATTTGCCTGGGCCACCAGGCTATCGGCCAGGTCTACGGCGGTGACGTTATCCGGGCCGGCCGGGTCATGCACGGGAAGGTGTCCCCGGTCTTCCACAAGGACACCGGCGTATTTCGGGGCTTGAGCAACCCGCTGCAGGCCACCCGCTACCACAGCCTGGTCATCGACAAGACCACCCTGCCGGACTGCCTGGAAGTGACCGCCTGGACCCGCAACGACGACGGCTCCATCGAGGAAATCATGGGGGTTCGCCACAAGACACTGCCGATTGAAGGGGTGCAGTTCCATCCGGAGTCTATTATGACGGAACAGGGGCACGAACTGCTGCGCAACTTTCTGAGATCACAATAA
- a CDS encoding LPS-assembly protein LptD, producing MLLAAFLGGGSSAGYAQAAPSAAEIDWRPRAELPDEVRSSLPLFCEGGYLPSGGADGVGGAFANGSDAEQPLEASGLNARYEIDRELFLQGDVRIRQGGFQVTGSEARYSQERGAVSVQGPLVSRGEGFLLTGEDANYDVETGRLDINTATFLLHGPEMRGNAGSLSRISEEQVVIQGGLLTTCGPRQNDWAIVASDIRLDRAEGFGTAKHVRLEVLDVPVFYWPWASFPIDDRRKSGFLYPQFGSSSAGSGAFIAVPYYFNLAPHYDATLTPQYIHGRGLFNEVEGRYLSSLGETTLQLGYIGNDSAFEEENPGESGERWALDATTRAAFGGGWRGYGDFSVVSDEDYLSDLNRSLEINQATHLQRKGGVTFRSDQQYFDAYLNDYQTISDRIADVDKPYAQLPEIIYAGQTDAGVVEASVESQYTVFYRDNEALTGLDRANGQRFRARPELALPMRALWGFSRPSVSLDYTRYDLDDYTLGDGAFDRTVPVAEWDNGLYFDRQSSLFDVPYNQTLEPRLYYAWADADPDQNDIPDFDTDLQTFRFEQLFRPDRFTGGDRVGDANQLTVALTSRFNDLLTGAERARFSIGQVQYFEDREVTLFGEGAGTRSRSPLAGEVVLNPLDTLEIRSSGLWDPDTGNTEEGRSQLLFHSSDYRYLASVGHTYSRDELEQSDIAAVFPVSDRVSLIGRWVYDSDLDRTVGSLAGLEYNNCCWSVQVVHQNYLTDDRELDSRILFQIQLKGLGGSDGASSSISEAIYGFDERERRRFGTP from the coding sequence TTGCTGCTGGCCGCGTTTCTGGGGGGTGGAAGTTCCGCAGGTTATGCCCAGGCAGCGCCGTCGGCGGCGGAAATTGACTGGCGCCCCAGGGCGGAACTGCCAGATGAGGTTCGGTCTTCGCTGCCTTTGTTCTGCGAAGGGGGCTACTTGCCTTCTGGTGGTGCCGACGGCGTTGGCGGTGCGTTTGCCAATGGCAGCGATGCCGAACAACCGCTGGAAGCCAGTGGCCTGAATGCGCGGTATGAGATCGATCGAGAGCTGTTTCTCCAGGGCGATGTCCGGATTCGCCAGGGAGGCTTCCAGGTAACCGGTTCGGAAGCCCGCTACAGTCAGGAGCGCGGCGCTGTCTCGGTCCAGGGGCCTCTGGTCAGTCGCGGTGAAGGCTTTTTACTGACTGGTGAGGACGCCAATTATGATGTGGAAACCGGTCGCCTAGACATCAATACGGCGACCTTTCTGCTGCATGGGCCGGAAATGCGTGGCAATGCCGGCAGCCTGTCGCGTATCAGCGAGGAGCAGGTGGTCATTCAAGGTGGTTTGCTCACCACCTGCGGCCCCAGACAGAATGACTGGGCCATCGTCGCCTCGGACATTCGCCTGGATCGGGCGGAGGGGTTTGGCACTGCCAAGCATGTTCGGCTGGAAGTCCTGGATGTACCGGTTTTTTACTGGCCCTGGGCCAGCTTCCCCATTGATGATCGCCGCAAATCCGGCTTCCTGTACCCTCAGTTCGGCTCCTCCAGTGCTGGCAGTGGCGCTTTCATCGCTGTTCCCTACTACTTCAATCTGGCACCCCACTACGATGCAACCCTGACGCCCCAGTACATTCATGGCCGGGGTCTGTTCAACGAAGTTGAAGGTCGGTACCTCAGTTCGCTCGGGGAAACCACCCTGCAGCTTGGATATATCGGCAATGATTCGGCGTTCGAGGAGGAGAATCCCGGTGAGTCCGGAGAGCGCTGGGCCCTGGATGCCACCACCCGGGCTGCCTTTGGCGGTGGCTGGCGAGGCTACGGGGATTTTTCCGTGGTAAGCGACGAGGACTATCTCAGCGACCTCAACCGCAGCCTGGAGATCAACCAGGCCACCCACCTGCAGAGAAAGGGCGGGGTGACTTTCCGGAGCGACCAGCAGTACTTTGACGCCTACCTCAATGACTACCAGACCATCAGCGACCGCATCGCCGATGTTGACAAGCCCTATGCCCAGCTGCCTGAAATTATCTATGCGGGGCAGACCGATGCCGGTGTTGTGGAAGCCAGTGTGGAAAGCCAGTACACGGTCTTCTATCGGGATAACGAGGCCCTGACCGGTCTCGATCGTGCCAACGGCCAGCGCTTCCGGGCGCGACCGGAGCTGGCGTTGCCGATGCGGGCCTTGTGGGGATTCAGCCGGCCCTCGGTGAGCCTGGATTACACTCGCTACGATCTGGATGACTACACCCTGGGCGATGGCGCCTTCGATCGCACCGTGCCAGTTGCCGAATGGGATAACGGGTTGTATTTCGACCGGCAGAGCAGCCTGTTCGATGTGCCCTATAACCAGACCCTTGAGCCCCGCCTTTATTACGCCTGGGCCGATGCCGATCCGGACCAGAACGACATCCCGGATTTCGACACCGACCTCCAGACCTTTCGCTTCGAGCAGTTGTTTCGTCCGGACCGTTTCACCGGCGGTGACCGCGTCGGTGATGCCAATCAGTTGACCGTTGCCCTGACCAGCCGTTTCAATGATCTGCTTACCGGCGCCGAGCGCGCCCGGTTCAGTATTGGCCAGGTTCAGTATTTTGAGGATCGGGAGGTGACCCTGTTTGGTGAGGGTGCCGGTACCCGGAGTCGTTCTCCCCTGGCGGGCGAGGTGGTGCTAAACCCGCTGGATACCCTCGAGATCCGTTCTTCCGGGCTGTGGGATCCGGATACGGGTAACACGGAGGAAGGCCGGAGTCAGTTGCTCTTTCACTCCAGTGATTATCGCTACCTGGCCAGTGTGGGGCACACCTACAGCCGGGACGAACTGGAACAGTCGGACATTGCGGCGGTTTTCCCGGTATCGGACCGTGTTAGTCTGATCGGCCGCTGGGTCTATGATTCCGACCTTGACCGGACCGTCGGATCCCTGGCCGGACTGGAATACAATAACTGCTGCTGGAGTGTTCAGGTTGTTCACCAGAACTATCTGACCGACGACCGGGAGCTCGATAGCCGTATACTGTTCCAGATCCAGCTGAAGGGCCTTGGTGGCAGTGATGGGGCTTCATCGAGTATTTCCGAGGCCATTTACGGTTTCGATGAAAGGGAGCGTCGTCGTTTTGGAACTCCCTGA
- a CDS encoding aminoglycoside phosphotransferase family protein: MDTRLQLLTNWVRQFPGFEQSEAEPVSGDASFRRYFRVWQHAGQAKTNGGDVPFIVMDAPPEHEDCEPFVAIARHWHQQGIAVPEIIQADLEQGFLLLEDFGDQLMLGELNEESADRLYRNALEELTLIARQPSPEAYPLPPYDATLLEREMALFPDWLLEQHLGMQLENSERALLDTTFSMLRESALAQPEVTVHRDYHSRNLLVRPGEPRPGVIDFQDAVTGPVTYDVVSLLKDCYIQWPEARICDWLEVFRQSSRDAGLHRADPETFRQWFELMGMQRHLKAAGIFARLSIRDGKHGYLKDIPRTVQYLIVASSRQPALRHFHEWLSDTVMPRIEASIGPTPGQEHSHQ, encoded by the coding sequence ATGGATACCCGCCTGCAGTTGCTGACCAACTGGGTCAGACAGTTCCCCGGCTTCGAACAGAGCGAAGCCGAACCGGTCTCCGGCGATGCCAGTTTTCGCCGCTATTTTCGGGTCTGGCAGCACGCCGGTCAGGCGAAGACCAACGGCGGCGATGTTCCGTTTATTGTTATGGATGCGCCCCCGGAACACGAAGACTGCGAGCCCTTCGTGGCCATCGCACGGCACTGGCATCAGCAGGGCATTGCCGTGCCCGAAATCATCCAGGCTGATCTGGAACAGGGCTTCCTGTTGCTGGAAGATTTTGGCGACCAGCTGATGCTTGGCGAACTGAACGAGGAGTCCGCCGACCGGCTGTACCGGAACGCCCTTGAGGAACTCACTCTCATTGCCCGCCAGCCCTCTCCCGAGGCGTACCCACTGCCTCCCTACGACGCCACCCTCCTGGAGCGAGAGATGGCGCTGTTTCCGGACTGGCTACTGGAACAGCATCTGGGCATGCAGCTGGAAAACAGTGAGCGGGCGCTGCTGGACACCACGTTTTCCATGCTTCGGGAAAGTGCGCTGGCGCAACCGGAAGTAACGGTTCACCGGGACTACCATTCCCGCAACCTGCTGGTCCGCCCCGGCGAACCACGCCCCGGTGTCATCGATTTCCAGGATGCCGTCACCGGGCCGGTCACCTACGACGTCGTGTCCCTGCTGAAAGATTGCTACATCCAGTGGCCGGAGGCACGGATCTGCGACTGGCTGGAGGTGTTTCGACAGAGCAGCCGGGACGCAGGGCTGCATCGGGCCGATCCGGAAACCTTCCGTCAGTGGTTTGAACTGATGGGCATGCAGCGCCACCTGAAGGCCGCCGGGATTTTCGCCCGGCTGTCGATCCGCGATGGCAAACACGGTTACCTCAAGGACATTCCGCGCACCGTGCAGTACCTGATCGTTGCCAGCAGCCGGCAGCCGGCCCTGCGCCATTTCCACGAATGGCTCAGCGATACGGTTATGCCGCGCATCGAGGCGAGCATTGGCCCGACCCCCGGCCAGGAGCATTCGCACCAGTGA